From the Lathyrus oleraceus cultivar Zhongwan6 chromosome 4, CAAS_Psat_ZW6_1.0, whole genome shotgun sequence genome, one window contains:
- the LOC127074093 gene encoding bifunctional dTDP-4-dehydrorhamnose 3,5-epimerase/dTDP-4-dehydrorhamnose reductase, with protein MGFPSNGSEEKSLKFLIYGRTGWIGGLLGKLCTAQGIQFEYGSGRLENRSSLESDIAEVKPTHVFNAAGVTGRPNVDWCETHKVETIRANVVGTLTLADVCRERGLVVINFATGCIFEYDSGHTLGSGVGFKEEDTPNFIGSFYSKTKAMVEDLLRNYDNVCTLRVRMPISSDLSNPRNFITKISRYEKVVDIPNSMTILDELLPISIEMAKRNLTGIWNFTNPGVVSHNEILQMYKDYIDSDFTWKNFTLEEQAKVIVAPRSNNELDAGKLKKEFPELLSIKESLIKNVFKPNQKVKA; from the exons ATGGGATTCCCATCCAACGGCTCAGAAGAAAAGTCCCTCAAGTTTCTAATATACGGTCGCACCGGATGGATTGGAGGACTCTTGGGCAAGCTCTGCACAGCCCAAGGGATCCAATTCGAGTACGGGTCGGGTCGTCTTGAGAACCGATCCTCCTTGGAATCTGACATAGCGGAGGTTAAACCAACACACGTGTTCAACGCTGCCGGTGTTACGGGTCGACCCAACGTCGACTGGTGTGAGACGCATAAAGTGGAGACTATCCGCGCCAACGTGGTGGGGACTCTTACTCTCGCTGATGTGTGCCGTGAACGTGGACTCGTTGTTATCAATTTCGCCACCGGGTGTATTTTCGAGTATGATTCCGGTCATACTCTTGGATCCGGTGTTGGATTCAAAGAAGAAGATACGCCTAATTTCATCGGTTCGTTCTACTCCAAAACCAAGGCTATG GTAGAGGATCTACTCAGGAACTATGATAATGTATGTACCTTGAGAGTGAGGATGCCTATTTCATCCGATCTATCCAACCCTCGCAATTTCATCACGAAGATATCTCGGTATGAGAAGGTTGTCGATATTCCAAACTCGATGACTATATTGGACGAACTTCTTCCCATTTCCATAGAGATGGCAAAGAGAAATCTCACTGGAATCTGGAACTTCACAAATCCAGGAGTTGTTAGCCACAATGAAATCTTACAGATGTATAAAGACTATATCGATTCCGACTTCACATGGAAGAATTTCACTCTTGAGGAACAAGCCAAGGTGATAGTTGCTCCGAGAAGTAACAACGAGCTAGACGCAGGCAAATTGAAGAAGGAATTTCCAGAACTGTTGTCTATTAAGGAGTCACTCATTAAGAATGTGTTCAAGCCAAATCAGAAGGTTAAAGCTTGA